Proteins encoded within one genomic window of Alteribacter populi:
- a CDS encoding type II secretion system F family protein, which produces MELIIAFFIFIFIVALLFPSKSFRAMMMRKRLLAPKQGERVKRKGILETSTPIVLAGMTLLNIRVSHEKREAIVDRLQRAGYEERMSVDHFITFKVLCGFGAAAYFLFLGAAGDHFLFFFALIAPVLGFSLPDFWLKQRVKARQEKIRRELPYVLNSISILCDAGMNLFSSIREVSETKEGELPQELERVIKQVGMGVSQMQALENMSIRCQVDEVSRFISAVTQTIERGSSGVTAVLRQQAAEVWEARKKKAQQLGEQASLKLFFPLVLLAFPALAIFILGPVAINLLDFIRG; this is translated from the coding sequence ATGGAATTAATTATTGCTTTTTTCATTTTCATATTTATCGTGGCTCTCTTGTTTCCATCAAAGTCTTTTAGAGCGATGATGATGCGTAAAAGGCTGCTAGCTCCAAAACAGGGAGAACGCGTCAAGCGAAAAGGAATTTTGGAAACCTCTACACCAATCGTATTAGCGGGCATGACCCTTCTAAATATTCGAGTAAGCCATGAAAAGAGAGAGGCGATCGTTGACCGTCTTCAAAGAGCAGGATATGAAGAGAGGATGAGTGTTGACCATTTTATAACGTTTAAGGTGCTATGTGGATTTGGTGCTGCAGCTTATTTTCTTTTCTTAGGTGCAGCCGGTGATCATTTCCTTTTCTTCTTTGCTCTCATTGCTCCTGTACTCGGTTTTAGCCTGCCAGACTTCTGGCTGAAACAAAGAGTCAAAGCGAGACAGGAAAAAATACGTAGAGAGCTTCCCTATGTCTTAAATTCAATATCGATTTTGTGTGATGCTGGAATGAATTTATTTTCTTCTATTCGAGAAGTTTCAGAAACAAAAGAGGGAGAACTCCCACAAGAACTTGAACGCGTCATTAAACAGGTAGGAATGGGTGTATCACAAATGCAGGCATTAGAAAATATGTCCATTCGTTGCCAGGTCGATGAAGTTAGCCGCTTTATATCTGCAGTCACTCAAACGATAGAACGAGGAAGCTCAGGTGTGACGGCTGTACTGAGACAACAGGCCGCAGAAGTATGGGAAGCGAGAAAAAAGAAAGCGCAACAACTTGGTGAACAAGCTTCTTTGAAACTTTTCTTTCCGCTTGTCTTACTTGCATTCCCGGCCTTAGCCATTTTCATCCTCGGGCCAGTAGCTATTAACCTTCTGGACTTTATTAGAGGATAA